One segment of Theobroma cacao cultivar B97-61/B2 chromosome 9, Criollo_cocoa_genome_V2, whole genome shotgun sequence DNA contains the following:
- the LOC18587801 gene encoding ankyrin repeat-containing protein At5g02620, protein MEANLDLSMTYDSSNTTVLHTAASQGHTEVVNFLLEKDSSVAAIASRNGKTALHSAAKNGHLEIVKALLSKEPGIATRIDKKGQTALHMAVKGQNVEVVDELIKSDPSLINMVDAKGNTALHIGTRKGRIQIVQKLLNHSGDHKLVINKFGETALDTAEIYKLSDIAGILRNHGVQCAKFIEPQPTNSARELNKTPSDIRNEVHQQLLRTRQTRKRVRDIAKKLNRMEVHGLNNAIISTTVVAVLIATIAFAAIFNIPGQYADSPEDTTPFMIFIVSDSVALFISLGVVLVQTSVAVTGRQAKKQLMAVINKLLCLACVLVSVAFLGLSYIVVGEDERWLANVVTGIGTVIMVSTLGTLCTVLRIQKLGSSGGQQPPVDHHTPTDKDILNDEDFEIIDAV, encoded by the exons ATGGAGGCCAATCTTGATCTTTCAATGACTTATGATTCTTCGAACACCACTGTCTTGCATACTGCTGCGTCACAAGGGCACACTGAAGTGGTGAATTTCCTCTTGGAAAAGGACAGCAGCGTGGCCGCAATAGCAAGCCGAAATGGGAAAACCGCCTTGCATTCGGCAGCAAAGAATGGGCATCTAGAGATAGTAAAGGCCCTTTTATCTAAAGAACCTGGAATCGCAACGAGAATTGACAAGAAGGGCCAGACAGCTCTACATATGGCGGTTAAAGGGCAGAACGTTGAAGTGGTAGATGAGCTGATAAAGTCGGATCCTTCTTTAATAAACATGGTTGATGCTAAGGGCAACACTGCTTTGCATATAGGAACTCGAAAGGGTCGGATTCAG ATTGTTCAAAAGCTGCTAAACCACAGTGGAGATCACAAACTAGTCATCAACAAGTTTGGGGAAACGGCTCTTGACACTGCAGAGATATATAAGCTATCTGATATTGCAGGCATCTTAAGAAACCATGGAGTTCAGTGTGCCAAATTCATCGAGCCACAACCTACAAATTCGGCTCGAGAACTAAATAAAACTCCAAGTGATATAAGGAATGAGGTTCATCAACAGCTTCTGCGTACACGCCAAACAAGAAAACGAGTGCGAGATATTGCTAAGAAGCTTAACAGAATGGAAGTTCATGGTCTCAATAATGCAATCATCTCCACTACAGTGGTGGCGGTTCTCATTGCCACAATTGCATTCGCTGCCATTTTCAATATCCCAGGCCAATATGCTGACAGTCCTGAAGATACTACACcgtttatgatttttattgtCTCCGACTCCGTTGCCCTCTTCATATCGTTGGGTGTTGTGTTAGTGCAAACCTCAGTTGCAGTTACAGGGAGACAGGCAAAGAAGCAGTTGATGGCAGTTATTAATAAGCTCCTGTGCTTGGCATGCGTGCTGGTTTCAGTTGCATTTCTTGGCCTTTCGTATATTGTAGTTGGAGAAGATGAGAGGTGGTTAGCTAATGTTGTTACTGGTATAGGGACAGTTATCATGGTATCAACACTGGGGACATTGTGCACCGTATTGAGGATTCAGAAGCTCGGGTCATCTGGAGGTCAGCAACCACCAGTAGATCATCATACACCGACTGACAAAGATATTCTGAATGATGAGGATTTTGAGATAATCGATGCAGTTTGA